One segment of Candidatus Methylomirabilis lanthanidiphila DNA contains the following:
- the dnaA gene encoding Chromosomal replication initiator protein DnaA, giving the protein MSRPLRIEFPGAVYHVMNRGTSRRKTFLGKADYEEFLRTLSETHELWGVEVFAYCLMDNHYHVCLRTPDGNLSRIMRHVDGLYTQRFNRAHRSDGPLFRGRYKALLIDADEYLTAVVRYIHLNPVEGGFVREPDAYRWSSHRFYSSGKDIPEWLRTGEILERFSSDPRAFHQFVRSGNDDGIREFYARSRRSPVLGGERFVERIRQHVSRLTPEHPRYERREVRPGVDDVLREVARVYQVAVENLVRGGRGQASEARKAAMYLVKRLCDLTLAETAEHFGVGSYGAVGWACHAVRSAIKVDGPFRERVEQVQALINQQKI; this is encoded by the coding sequence ATGTCACGGCCACTGCGGATCGAATTTCCGGGGGCGGTGTATCATGTGATGAACCGGGGCACCTCCCGCCGGAAGACCTTCCTGGGCAAAGCGGACTATGAGGAATTTCTCCGCACGCTCAGCGAGACGCATGAGCTGTGGGGTGTGGAGGTGTTCGCGTACTGTCTGATGGACAATCACTACCATGTGTGTCTGAGGACACCGGATGGGAATCTCTCCCGCATCATGCGTCATGTGGATGGCCTGTACACGCAGCGGTTCAACCGTGCGCACCGAAGCGACGGCCCGCTTTTTCGAGGCCGGTATAAAGCGCTTCTGATTGATGCGGACGAGTACTTGACTGCGGTAGTGCGGTACATTCATTTGAACCCAGTGGAGGGAGGATTCGTGAGGGAACCGGACGCGTATCGTTGGAGTAGTCATCGTTTCTACAGTAGTGGCAAGGACATTCCTGAATGGCTCAGGACCGGAGAGATATTGGAACGATTCAGCAGTGATCCAAGAGCGTTTCACCAATTTGTGCGATCCGGCAACGACGACGGGATTCGAGAGTTTTATGCTCGGAGTCGGAGGAGTCCAGTGTTGGGCGGGGAGCGATTTGTTGAGCGGATCCGCCAGCATGTCAGCCGACTGACGCCTGAGCATCCTCGGTATGAGCGGAGGGAGGTGCGGCCCGGGGTTGATGACGTGCTGAGGGAGGTGGCCAGGGTGTATCAGGTGGCTGTGGAGAACCTGGTGCGCGGGGGTCGAGGGCAGGCAAGCGAGGCGAGAAAAGCAGCGATGTATCTGGTAAAGCGGTTGTGTGATTTGACGCTCGCAGAGACGGCGGAGCATTTTGGAGTTGGGAGTTACGGTGCCGTGGGATGGGCCTGCCACGCAGTTCGTTCAGCGATCAAGGTGGATGGGCCATTCAGAGAGCGGGTCGAACAGGTTCAGGCGCTTATCAATCAACAAAAGATTTGA
- a CDS encoding antitoxin ChpS, with product MRMQVRKWSNSVALRIPKPFAEDADVQEGTAVDCSVSKGQRVVAPVRYRKARSSEY from the coding sequence ATGCGGATGCAGGTCCGGAAATGGAGTAATAGCGTGGCGCTGCGAATCCCCAAGCCCTTTGCCGAAGATGCCGACGTTCAGGAGGGGACCGCTGTCGATTGCTCCGTGTCAAAAGGTCAACGTGTGGTCGCACCGGTCAGATACAGAAAGGCCAGATCTTCGGAATATTAA
- a CDS encoding addiction module antitoxin, translating into MSKRIKVSDLPDFDAAPYLDSEAAIAAYLTDILAANDPALLAAALGDIARARGMSDIARASGITREALYKALRPDAQPRFDTVSRVCAALGVKLVAQAIHA; encoded by the coding sequence ATGAGTAAACGTATCAAAGTGTCCGATCTGCCCGACTTCGATGCCGCGCCCTATCTCGACAGCGAGGCGGCTATCGCGGCCTATCTGACCGACATCCTGGCGGCGAACGATCCAGCCTTGCTGGCGGCCGCGCTGGGCGACATCGCCCGCGCTCGAGGCATGAGCGACATCGCCCGCGCATCCGGTATTACCCGCGAGGCGCTGTACAAGGCGCTGCGGCCCGATGCGCAGCCGCGCTTCGATACCGTATCCCGCGTGTGCGCGGCGCTCGGCGTCAAGCTGGTGGCGCAGGCGATTCATGCCTGA